One window from the genome of Amycolatopsis sp. NBC_01480 encodes:
- a CDS encoding carboxylesterase/lipase family protein, with translation MKTVEVRGGAVQGETHEGTAVWLGVPYAEPPVGGLRFRAPRPAPPWAGVRDATRFAAVAPQPELTGRGFTGDEDCLYLNVYAPDAPGPYPVLVWIHGGGGVMGSPHQFGPSAYARRGVVVVTLAYRLGVLGMLHLPGVSDGNLSLRDQVLALEWVRDNVEAFGGDPARVTLAGQSNGGRTVGTLLAVPAARGLFRQAIVQSGTGVGSVVHTPDEGAAVASAVLADLDVPAEALATLPVKRILEAQQRVAAASGTLVTYRVVVDGSLVPERPGEAVAGGAARDVRVLTGITADEQDLFSWLQSGGANLLGSGSTMLDAAAIEKMTAAYRSLLPDWPEDQLRNRALTAGDWWLPAIRLAETQHAAGGAAWMYRLDWRIAPRGRGLGAPHGLDLLLMFDDVANRNWRFLFAAKKPDPARLQGVATEMFEAWHAFVTTGDPGWPQYEPGHRMTRLFDDVTRTVPDPDREQRLLWEGA, from the coding sequence GTGAAGACAGTCGAGGTGCGCGGCGGGGCCGTGCAAGGGGAGACCCACGAGGGGACCGCGGTGTGGCTCGGTGTGCCGTACGCCGAGCCACCGGTGGGCGGGCTGCGCTTTCGCGCGCCTCGCCCGGCGCCGCCCTGGGCGGGTGTTCGCGACGCCACGAGGTTCGCCGCGGTGGCACCGCAGCCCGAGCTCACCGGGCGCGGTTTCACCGGCGACGAGGACTGTTTGTACCTGAACGTGTACGCGCCGGACGCGCCCGGGCCGTACCCGGTGCTGGTGTGGATCCACGGCGGGGGCGGGGTAATGGGCTCGCCGCACCAGTTCGGCCCGTCGGCGTACGCGCGGCGCGGGGTCGTGGTGGTGACCTTGGCGTACCGGCTGGGCGTGCTCGGCATGCTGCACCTGCCGGGGGTGTCCGACGGGAATCTGTCGCTGCGCGACCAGGTGCTGGCGCTGGAGTGGGTGCGGGACAACGTCGAGGCGTTCGGCGGCGATCCGGCGCGGGTCACGCTCGCCGGGCAGTCGAACGGCGGCCGGACCGTCGGCACGCTGCTCGCCGTGCCCGCCGCCCGCGGGCTGTTCCGGCAGGCGATCGTGCAGAGCGGCACCGGCGTCGGGTCCGTGGTGCACACGCCGGACGAGGGCGCCGCGGTGGCTTCGGCCGTGCTGGCGGATCTGGACGTGCCGGCCGAGGCGCTCGCAACGTTGCCGGTGAAGCGGATTCTTGAGGCGCAGCAACGGGTTGCGGCCGCGTCGGGCACGTTGGTGACCTATCGCGTGGTGGTCGACGGCTCGTTGGTGCCGGAGCGGCCGGGGGAAGCGGTCGCCGGGGGCGCGGCGCGGGACGTCCGGGTGCTGACCGGCATCACGGCCGACGAGCAGGACCTGTTCTCCTGGCTGCAAAGCGGCGGCGCGAACCTGCTCGGCTCGGGCTCCACGATGCTCGACGCCGCCGCGATCGAGAAGATGACCGCGGCGTACCGCTCGTTGCTACCGGACTGGCCGGAGGATCAGCTCCGCAACCGCGCCCTGACCGCGGGCGATTGGTGGCTGCCCGCGATCCGCCTGGCCGAGACCCAGCACGCGGCGGGCGGCGCGGCCTGGATGTACCGGCTGGACTGGCGGATCGCCCCGCGCGGCCGCGGCCTCGGCGCTCCCCACGGGCTCGACCTGCTGCTGATGTTCGACGACGTGGCCAACCGGAACTGGCGTTTCTTGTTCGCCGCGAAGAAGCCGGACCCCGCCCGCCTGCAAGGGGTCGCGACCGAGATGTTCGAGGCCTGGCACGCCTTCGTCACCACCGGCGACCCCGGCTGGCCCCAGTACGAGCCGGGGCACCGGATGACCCGCCTGTTCGACGACGTCACCCGGACCGTCCCGGACCCGGACCGGGAGCAGCGGCTGTTGTGGGAGGGGGCTTGA
- a CDS encoding Na+/H+ antiporter produces MITPVEFAAGLVGLVVTVLLVTAIARRLDWSAPLCLVAVGVAASYVPGVPEFQLDPEVVLLGLLPPLLYSASIQTSLIAFRKLRGPIALLSVGLVVFTTFGVGLVAWAVVPGLPLAAGIALGAIVAPPDAVAASVVARRVGMPRKLVRLLEGESLFNDAAALVALRTAIAAIAGSVTLWQVGLDFLLAAVGGAVVGGVIGVLASWVRARMDDPVSDTALSFAVPFVAYLAAEAAHGSGVLAVVVAGLILGHRSPRILSGSSRLASRLNWQTVQFLLENIVFLLIGLQLRRILAEVAKSGLSFAELVGICAAVLGATMVTRMLWMIGIGLSKRLSHRLHSMRAKIWPWRYSAVIAWAGMRGVVTLAAAFVLPADTPQRAVLVLAAFVVVAGTLVVQGMSLPLLIRRLRLPRPDPAEDALQEAAVLNDMTRVALARLEELRTPDDPPEVIQRLQDRLQYRADSAWEQLGRQGTLAETPSDAYRRLRVQLLEVEREQFLSARDNGTADDDVLRRVLARLDIEESMLDRDEEEPLVDERELSTPAATAGSCKHLSHEWKPVEPSSADSCAACIAEGTTWVHLRMCVKCGNVACCDSSPRKHATQHFHDSRHPVMRSYEPGESWRWCFVDLQLG; encoded by the coding sequence ATGATTACCCCCGTGGAGTTCGCGGCAGGGTTGGTAGGGCTGGTCGTGACGGTCCTCCTCGTCACGGCGATCGCGCGGCGGCTGGACTGGTCGGCGCCCCTGTGCCTGGTGGCTGTGGGGGTCGCCGCGTCGTACGTGCCGGGGGTGCCGGAGTTCCAGCTCGACCCCGAGGTGGTGCTGCTCGGGCTGCTGCCACCGCTGCTGTATTCGGCCTCCATCCAGACCTCGCTGATCGCGTTCCGCAAGCTGCGCGGGCCGATCGCGCTGCTGTCGGTGGGACTGGTCGTGTTCACCACGTTCGGCGTCGGGCTGGTCGCCTGGGCGGTGGTGCCCGGGCTGCCGCTGGCGGCCGGCATCGCGCTGGGCGCGATCGTGGCGCCGCCGGACGCGGTGGCCGCGAGCGTCGTCGCCCGCCGGGTCGGCATGCCGCGCAAGCTGGTGCGGCTGCTGGAGGGCGAGAGCCTGTTCAACGACGCGGCCGCGCTGGTCGCCCTGCGCACGGCCATCGCCGCGATCGCGGGCTCGGTCACGCTGTGGCAGGTCGGCCTCGACTTCCTGCTCGCAGCCGTCGGCGGTGCCGTGGTGGGCGGCGTGATCGGCGTGCTGGCCTCCTGGGTGCGGGCGCGGATGGACGACCCGGTCAGCGACACCGCGCTCTCGTTCGCCGTGCCCTTCGTCGCCTACCTGGCGGCGGAGGCGGCGCACGGCTCGGGGGTGCTGGCGGTGGTCGTCGCCGGGCTGATCCTGGGCCACCGGTCGCCGCGGATCCTGTCCGGCTCGTCGCGGCTGGCCAGCCGGCTCAACTGGCAGACGGTGCAGTTCCTGCTGGAGAACATAGTCTTCCTGCTGATCGGCCTGCAGCTGCGCCGGATCCTCGCCGAAGTGGCGAAGAGCGGGCTGTCGTTCGCGGAGCTGGTGGGCATCTGCGCCGCGGTACTCGGCGCGACGATGGTGACGCGGATGCTGTGGATGATCGGCATCGGCCTGTCCAAACGGCTGAGCCACCGGCTGCACTCCATGCGGGCGAAGATCTGGCCGTGGCGCTACTCCGCGGTGATCGCGTGGGCCGGGATGCGCGGGGTGGTGACGCTCGCCGCCGCGTTCGTCCTGCCCGCCGACACCCCGCAGCGCGCGGTCCTGGTGCTGGCGGCGTTCGTGGTGGTGGCCGGGACCCTCGTGGTGCAGGGCATGTCGCTCCCCCTGCTGATCCGGCGGCTGCGGCTGCCCCGTCCGGACCCGGCGGAGGACGCGCTGCAGGAGGCGGCCGTGCTCAACGACATGACCCGCGTGGCGTTGGCCCGGCTGGAGGAGCTGCGCACGCCCGACGACCCGCCCGAGGTGATCCAGCGGCTCCAGGACCGGCTGCAGTACCGCGCCGACTCGGCCTGGGAGCAGCTCGGCCGGCAGGGCACGCTCGCCGAGACGCCCAGCGACGCCTACCGCCGGTTGCGCGTGCAGCTGCTGGAGGTGGAGCGTGAGCAGTTCCTGAGCGCCCGCGACAACGGGACCGCCGACGACGACGTGTTGCGGCGGGTACTGGCCCGGCTCGACATCGAGGAATCGATGCTCGACCGCGATGAGGAGGAACCGCTGGTGGACGAACGTGAGCTGAGCACCCCGGCCGCCACCGCCGGCTCGTGCAAGCACCTTTCGCACGAGTGGAAGCCGGTCGAGCCGAGTTCGGCCGACAGCTGCGCGGCGTGCATCGCGGAGGGCACCACCTGGGTGCACCTGCGGATGTGCGTCAAATGCGGCAACGTCGCCTGCTGCGACTCCTCGCCGCGCAAGCACGCGACCCAGCACTTCCACGACAGCAGGCACCCGGTGATGCGCAGCTACGAGCCTGGCGAGAGCTGGCGGTGGTGCTTCGTGGACCTGCAGCTCGGCTGA
- a CDS encoding histidine phosphatase family protein has protein sequence MSTPEQEVEYRQFRFRPSAGATEIFLVRHGESMPARADAPFDLVDGQADPDLAPEGREHATRVGARLAGERIDALYVTTLRRTVQTAAPLAEKLGLTPSVEPDLREIHLGDWENGLFRRHTTDGHPIVDRLWAEQRWDVIPGAESDEAFGARVRAGLLRIATANPDRRVAVFTHGGVIGEVFAQASRAVDRFTFLNADNGSISHLVIEGDRWIVRRFNDTAHLEAPLG, from the coding sequence ATGAGCACGCCCGAGCAGGAAGTCGAATACCGCCAGTTCCGGTTCCGCCCCTCGGCCGGGGCCACCGAGATTTTCCTGGTGCGCCACGGGGAATCGATGCCGGCGCGGGCCGACGCGCCGTTCGACCTCGTCGACGGCCAGGCCGATCCCGACCTCGCGCCCGAGGGCCGGGAGCACGCCACCCGCGTGGGCGCCCGCCTGGCGGGCGAACGGATCGACGCGCTGTACGTGACCACGCTGCGCCGCACCGTGCAGACGGCGGCGCCGCTGGCGGAGAAGCTCGGCCTGACCCCGTCGGTCGAGCCGGACCTGCGCGAGATCCACCTCGGCGACTGGGAAAACGGCCTCTTCCGCCGCCACACCACCGACGGCCACCCCATCGTCGACCGGCTGTGGGCCGAGCAGCGCTGGGACGTCATCCCGGGCGCGGAGTCCGACGAGGCGTTCGGCGCGCGGGTTCGCGCGGGGCTGCTGCGGATCGCCACGGCGAACCCGGACCGGCGCGTCGCGGTCTTCACCCACGGCGGCGTGATCGGCGAGGTGTTCGCGCAGGCGAGCCGCGCGGTCGACCGGTTCACCTTCCTGAACGCGGACAACGGGTCGATCTCGCACCTGGTGATCGAAGGCGACCGGTGGATCGTGCGGCGCTTCAACGACACCGCGCACCTGGAAGCCCCGCTGGGCTAA
- a CDS encoding ABC transporter permease, giving the protein MNAAIGFGPALLVVLAVLALAGAAVVRFGELGQGRAVLIAAVRAVAQLALVSLVITVILRSGWLTGLFILLMYSIAVVTSARRIGVPLPALPWVAAAIASGVVPVLALVLGSGVVPPQPIAVVPVAGIVIGGTMTATSQAARRALDELKLRHGEYEAALALGFLPRAAALEICRPSAGQALIPALDQTRTVGLVTLPGAYVGVLLGGASPLQAGTTQVLVLLGLLAAEAVAVLATVQLVAAGRILRDERPAKKRWFARR; this is encoded by the coding sequence GTGAACGCCGCGATCGGATTCGGGCCCGCACTGCTGGTGGTGCTGGCCGTGCTCGCACTGGCCGGGGCCGCCGTAGTCCGCTTCGGCGAGCTGGGGCAGGGGCGGGCGGTGCTGATCGCCGCGGTCCGGGCCGTCGCGCAGCTCGCGCTCGTCTCGCTGGTGATCACGGTGATCCTGCGCTCGGGCTGGCTCACCGGGCTGTTCATCCTGCTGATGTATTCGATCGCGGTCGTCACCTCGGCGAGGCGGATCGGTGTGCCGCTCCCGGCGCTGCCGTGGGTGGCGGCCGCGATCGCGTCCGGCGTGGTGCCGGTGCTCGCGCTGGTGCTGGGCTCCGGCGTCGTCCCGCCGCAGCCGATCGCCGTCGTGCCGGTCGCGGGCATCGTGATCGGCGGGACGATGACCGCGACCTCCCAGGCCGCCCGGCGCGCCCTCGACGAGCTCAAGCTGCGGCACGGCGAGTACGAAGCCGCGCTGGCACTGGGTTTCCTGCCACGGGCGGCCGCGCTGGAGATCTGCCGCCCGTCCGCCGGGCAGGCGCTGATCCCCGCGCTGGACCAGACGCGCACCGTCGGCCTGGTCACCCTCCCCGGCGCGTACGTCGGCGTTCTGCTGGGCGGCGCGAGCCCGTTGCAGGCGGGCACCACGCAGGTGCTGGTGCTGCTCGGGCTGCTCGCCGCGGAGGCGGTGGCCGTGCTGGCGACCGTCCAGCTCGTCGCGGCCGGGCGGATCCTCCGCGACGAGCGGCCGGCCAAGAAGCGGTGGTTCGCCCGCCGTTAG
- a CDS encoding MmpS family transport accessory protein — protein MSVPTATPPESAPGRSGPSRFRPSGSVVVVIGVIAVAFAVASYVMPKAVPAADQGPATPVVGIAKAEPVVQVATHTVVYQLLGPAGGARYLTYVATGADLEQLAAVTTPWSFTATRTGPAGQAQFSSLAAQNAGPGELTCRIVVDGVLVAEKSVSGEGRQLSCTA, from the coding sequence ATGAGTGTTCCCACCGCGACCCCGCCGGAGTCCGCGCCGGGCCGTTCCGGCCCCAGCCGGTTCCGGCCGTCCGGGAGTGTCGTGGTCGTGATCGGCGTGATCGCGGTGGCGTTCGCCGTGGCCTCGTACGTCATGCCGAAGGCCGTGCCCGCGGCCGACCAGGGCCCGGCCACCCCGGTCGTCGGCATCGCGAAGGCCGAGCCGGTGGTCCAGGTGGCCACGCACACCGTCGTCTACCAGCTCCTCGGCCCGGCCGGGGGCGCCCGTTACCTCACCTACGTCGCCACCGGCGCGGACCTCGAGCAGCTGGCCGCGGTCACCACGCCCTGGTCGTTCACCGCCACCCGCACCGGCCCGGCCGGCCAGGCCCAGTTCTCCAGCCTGGCCGCCCAGAACGCCGGCCCGGGCGAGCTGACCTGCCGCATCGTCGTGGACGGGGTGCTCGTCGCCGAGAAGTCCGTTTCGGGGGAGGGTCGCCAGCTCAGCTGTACCGCGTGA
- a CDS encoding NUDIX hydrolase — translation MTPIDALAWVHVRDRRLLSVRTSGKAKFYLPGGKREPGEGDVAGLCREIREELGVELDPLTFRFFALLDEEADGFADGRRVRMTCYTADHAGDPAPSAEIAEAAWLAAADAAACPPAGQRVLRMLADAGLVD, via the coding sequence ATGACCCCGATCGACGCCCTGGCCTGGGTGCACGTCCGCGACCGGCGGCTGCTGTCGGTCCGCACCAGCGGCAAGGCGAAGTTCTACCTGCCCGGCGGCAAGCGCGAGCCGGGCGAGGGCGACGTCGCCGGTCTGTGCCGCGAGATCCGCGAAGAGCTGGGCGTGGAGCTGGACCCGCTGACCTTCCGCTTTTTCGCGCTGCTCGACGAGGAGGCCGACGGGTTCGCCGACGGCCGCCGCGTCCGCATGACCTGCTACACGGCCGACCACGCGGGCGATCCGGCGCCGTCGGCGGAGATCGCCGAAGCGGCGTGGCTGGCCGCCGCCGACGCGGCCGCGTGCCCGCCCGCCGGCCAGCGCGTCCTGCGGATGCTCGCCGACGCGGGCCTCGTCGACTGA
- a CDS encoding helix-turn-helix domain-containing protein, whose protein sequence is MYSESPPPEPVRHAVRCLWRSAPRGPRRIVPDGCLDLVAGDGEVFVAGPDTGPWSSATTPGVVLHGLRFRPGAAAGVLGVAADELRDTRVPLAALWGHEGAVLAERVLDGTLSLAEVVRQRLAEPDPAVTAVVAHLERGPSRVGALPASLGERQLRRRFTIAVGYGPATYLRVTRLQRAIAAAPRVTRLAELAATAGYADQAHLARDCRALTGLTPSAYFS, encoded by the coding sequence GTGTATTCCGAAAGCCCGCCGCCGGAACCGGTGCGCCACGCCGTCCGCTGCCTGTGGCGCTCGGCCCCGCGCGGTCCGCGGCGCATCGTCCCGGACGGCTGCCTGGACCTGGTCGCGGGCGACGGCGAGGTGTTCGTGGCGGGGCCGGACACCGGGCCCTGGTCCTCGGCCACCACCCCCGGCGTGGTGCTGCACGGCCTGCGCTTCCGGCCCGGTGCGGCGGCCGGCGTGCTGGGGGTGGCGGCGGACGAGCTGCGCGACACCCGCGTCCCGCTGGCCGCGCTGTGGGGCCATGAGGGCGCGGTGCTGGCCGAGCGGGTGCTGGACGGCACGCTGTCCCTCGCGGAAGTGGTGCGGCAACGTCTCGCGGAGCCCGACCCGGCCGTCACGGCGGTGGTCGCGCACCTGGAGCGCGGCCCGTCCCGGGTCGGTGCGCTCCCGGCATCGCTGGGCGAAAGGCAGCTGCGACGCCGGTTCACCATCGCCGTCGGCTACGGCCCGGCCACCTATCTGCGGGTCACCCGGCTCCAGCGCGCGATCGCCGCCGCCCCACGCGTCACGCGTCTCGCAGAGCTGGCGGCCACCGCGGGATACGCCGACCAGGCGCACCTCGCGCGCGACTGCCGCGCCCTCACCGGCTTGACGCCGAGCGCCTATTTCTCCTGA
- a CDS encoding FGGY-family carbohydrate kinase: MDPGLLLGIDIGTSSSKGVLVAADGTILARAGRAHTTSRPHPGWFEHDAEAVWWGDFVALCRELAAAAGDRPLAGLAVSGIGPVLLPADASGRPLRPAILYGVDTRASAEIAELTAELGEQSIVERSGSALSSQAVGPKWRWLSRHEPDVAAQAELFLMASSYLVLRLTGEYVLDHHSASQCDPMYDLRAGEWAEDWAGLVAPGVTLPRLLWPTEVAGTVTAEAAAATGLPAGLPVTAGTVDAWAEAASAGVRAPGDTMIMYGTTMFLIQTAARPRPVPGLWATRGAFPGTFSLAAGMATSGAITDWLRELVGGEFADLVAEAGAVPAGSRGLLMLPYFAGERTPVPDPDARGVVAGLTTSHGRAELYRAALEGTAYGVRHNLEAMGEAAGRRLVAVGGGTQGRVWTQIVSDVTRSAQHVPAETIGAAFGDALLAAFAVGLEPDVEAWNPVAAVVEPDPARADVYDEFYARYRALHPATVELQHFLAAQQRQEK; encoded by the coding sequence GTGGATCCGGGCCTGCTGCTCGGTATCGACATCGGCACGTCCAGCTCCAAAGGCGTCCTGGTCGCTGCGGACGGGACCATACTTGCGCGCGCCGGCCGTGCGCACACCACCTCCCGTCCGCACCCCGGCTGGTTCGAGCACGACGCGGAAGCGGTGTGGTGGGGCGACTTCGTCGCGCTGTGCCGCGAGCTGGCCGCGGCGGCGGGCGACCGGCCGCTGGCGGGCCTGGCCGTGAGCGGCATCGGCCCGGTGCTGCTGCCCGCGGACGCGAGCGGCCGCCCGTTGCGCCCCGCGATCCTGTACGGCGTCGACACGCGCGCGAGCGCCGAGATCGCCGAGCTGACCGCGGAGCTGGGCGAGCAGTCCATTGTGGAGCGTTCGGGCAGCGCGCTGTCCAGCCAGGCCGTCGGGCCCAAGTGGCGCTGGCTGTCCCGGCACGAGCCGGACGTCGCCGCGCAGGCCGAGCTGTTCCTCATGGCCAGCTCGTACCTGGTGCTGCGGCTGACCGGCGAGTACGTGCTGGACCACCATTCGGCCAGCCAGTGCGACCCGATGTACGACCTCCGCGCCGGGGAGTGGGCCGAGGATTGGGCGGGGCTCGTCGCGCCCGGCGTCACGCTGCCGCGGCTCCTGTGGCCGACCGAGGTAGCCGGCACCGTGACGGCCGAGGCGGCGGCCGCGACCGGGCTCCCGGCCGGACTGCCGGTCACCGCCGGGACCGTCGACGCCTGGGCCGAGGCGGCCAGCGCCGGTGTGCGCGCGCCCGGCGACACGATGATCATGTACGGCACCACCATGTTCCTGATCCAGACCGCGGCCCGGCCCCGCCCGGTGCCCGGGCTGTGGGCGACCCGCGGCGCGTTCCCCGGCACGTTCTCGCTGGCCGCCGGGATGGCGACGTCCGGCGCGATCACGGACTGGCTGCGCGAACTGGTCGGCGGCGAGTTCGCCGACCTGGTCGCCGAGGCCGGCGCGGTGCCGGCCGGGAGCCGCGGGCTGCTGATGTTGCCGTACTTCGCGGGGGAGCGGACGCCGGTGCCGGACCCGGACGCACGTGGCGTGGTGGCCGGCCTGACGACGTCGCACGGCCGCGCCGAGCTGTACCGCGCGGCGCTGGAGGGGACCGCGTACGGCGTGCGGCACAACCTGGAGGCGATGGGCGAGGCGGCGGGACGGCGGCTGGTCGCGGTCGGCGGCGGGACGCAGGGCCGCGTGTGGACGCAGATCGTCAGCGACGTGACCCGGTCCGCCCAGCACGTGCCGGCCGAGACGATCGGCGCGGCGTTCGGCGACGCATTGCTGGCCGCCTTCGCGGTGGGGCTGGAGCCGGACGTCGAGGCGTGGAACCCGGTCGCCGCCGTCGTCGAGCCGGATCCGGCGCGCGCGGACGTCTACGACGAGTTCTACGCCCGCTACCGCGCCCTGCACCCGGCGACGGTGGAGCTGCAGCATTTCCTTGCGGCGCAACAACGTCAGGAGAAATAG
- a CDS encoding LacI family DNA-binding transcriptional regulator gives MATISDVAARAGVSTATVSRALNGKSTVDPELAARVLLAAEELGYHPNGLARNLRRQETAVLALIISDVENPFFTAIARGVEDLAQVSGYSVVLCNSDENEDKERRYIDVALQERVAGVVLSPTGRSTNVEHLRRQGTPVVAVDRPLNGPDGDQVLVDTRRAAREATQHLIAGGYHRIGCLSGPAGVRTADDRLDGFRDAVGEDTKLFRRTEYRAEGARLAALELLDLPEPPDALLVANSTMTIGVLQALTGRDLRPGRDVGIVSFDDAPWTTLIDPPLTVVAQPAYDIGRVAAQLLLARIADGTRVPTTTTLEARLIERQSSRR, from the coding sequence GTGGCCACCATCAGCGACGTCGCCGCGCGGGCCGGGGTCTCCACGGCGACCGTGTCGAGGGCGCTGAACGGGAAGTCCACTGTGGACCCCGAACTGGCCGCCCGGGTGCTGCTGGCCGCCGAGGAGCTCGGCTACCACCCGAACGGCCTGGCCAGGAACCTGCGCCGGCAGGAGACCGCGGTGCTCGCGCTGATCATCTCCGACGTGGAGAACCCGTTCTTCACGGCGATCGCGCGCGGGGTGGAGGACCTCGCGCAGGTGTCGGGGTACTCGGTGGTGCTGTGCAATTCCGACGAGAACGAGGACAAGGAGCGCCGCTACATCGACGTGGCGCTGCAGGAGCGGGTCGCGGGCGTGGTGCTTTCGCCGACCGGCCGCTCCACCAACGTCGAGCACCTGCGCCGCCAGGGCACGCCGGTGGTGGCCGTCGACCGCCCGCTGAACGGGCCCGACGGCGACCAGGTCCTGGTCGACACCCGCCGCGCCGCGCGCGAAGCGACCCAGCACCTGATCGCGGGCGGCTACCACCGGATCGGCTGCCTGAGCGGCCCCGCGGGCGTGCGCACCGCCGACGACCGGCTCGACGGCTTCCGCGACGCCGTCGGCGAGGACACCAAGCTGTTCCGCCGCACCGAGTACCGCGCGGAGGGCGCCCGGCTGGCCGCGCTGGAGCTGCTGGACCTGCCCGAGCCGCCGGACGCGCTGCTGGTCGCCAACAGCACCATGACCATCGGCGTCCTGCAGGCGCTCACCGGACGCGACCTGCGGCCCGGCCGCGACGTCGGCATCGTGTCCTTCGACGACGCCCCCTGGACCACGCTCATCGACCCGCCGCTGACGGTCGTCGCGCAGCCCGCGTACGACATCGGCCGCGTCGCCGCGCAGCTGCTGCTGGCCCGGATCGCCGACGGCACCCGCGTGCCCACCACGACCACGCTGGAAGCCCGGCTGATCGAACGGCAGAGTTCCCGCCGCTGA
- a CDS encoding DNA-binding protein has product MSPALENVLAKAGLKADANEFLTLVEDAARRLSPPNPDPSHYFSPDQQAALADVGLDLSPRHEDEPDFRARTVAAHAVLADSALNVLEAAQALGVDDSRIRHRLKEGRLTGWKDQGWRLPSWQFNGSGVLPGLEIVLRAVPEDQPALVVAAFMNTPQADLVISDRPATPRQWLLSGGDPEVLARLVATLGSPF; this is encoded by the coding sequence ATGTCACCCGCGCTGGAGAACGTCCTCGCCAAAGCCGGCCTCAAGGCCGACGCGAACGAGTTCTTGACGCTCGTGGAGGACGCGGCCCGCCGGCTCTCGCCCCCGAATCCGGACCCGTCCCACTACTTCTCGCCCGACCAGCAGGCGGCGCTCGCCGACGTCGGGCTCGACCTGTCGCCCCGGCACGAGGACGAGCCGGACTTCCGCGCGCGCACCGTCGCCGCGCACGCTGTGCTCGCCGACTCCGCGCTGAACGTGCTGGAGGCCGCGCAGGCGCTCGGCGTCGACGACAGCCGCATCCGGCACCGTCTCAAGGAAGGCCGGCTCACCGGCTGGAAGGACCAGGGCTGGCGGCTGCCGTCCTGGCAGTTCAACGGCTCGGGCGTGCTGCCCGGCCTCGAGATCGTGCTGCGCGCGGTGCCCGAGGACCAGCCGGCGCTGGTCGTCGCCGCGTTCATGAACACCCCTCAGGCCGACCTGGTGATCAGCGACCGGCCCGCGACCCCGCGGCAGTGGCTCCTGTCCGGCGGTGACCCCGAAGTCCTCGCCCGCCTCGTCGCCACGCTCGGCTCGCCGTTCTAG
- a CDS encoding RES family NAD+ phosphorylase, producing MARLPLPPARSALVKELDRSHDVVSVQPETRLVRIFTAHGNHPQQWNTFRYTGPLPHGRFDQQPPGRGGQPVTDPANGVLYFGLTVRTSVAEVFQTSSTVDRKTRGPRLVVVRPTRTLRLLDLTGLWPTRVGASQEISSGPKKITQAWARAIRTALPDLDGLWYRSSMDAGDPSLCLWDPPAGAALPIAPDVLLPLDHPGLDVPLGRVCEELNYTLLN from the coding sequence ATGGCCCGGCTCCCCCTGCCGCCCGCACGATCTGCCCTGGTCAAGGAACTGGACCGGAGCCACGACGTGGTTTCGGTGCAGCCCGAGACCAGGCTGGTCCGGATCTTCACCGCGCACGGCAACCACCCGCAGCAGTGGAACACGTTCCGCTACACCGGCCCGCTCCCGCACGGGCGGTTCGACCAGCAGCCGCCCGGCCGCGGCGGCCAGCCGGTCACCGATCCGGCCAACGGCGTGCTGTACTTCGGCCTGACCGTGCGCACCAGCGTCGCCGAGGTCTTCCAGACCAGCTCCACCGTCGACCGCAAGACGCGCGGCCCGCGCCTGGTCGTAGTCCGGCCGACGCGGACGCTGCGGCTGCTCGACCTGACCGGCCTGTGGCCGACGCGGGTGGGCGCCTCGCAGGAGATCTCCAGCGGGCCGAAGAAGATCACCCAGGCCTGGGCCCGGGCGATCCGCACGGCCCTGCCCGACCTCGACGGCCTCTGGTACCGCTCCTCGATGGACGCCGGCGACCCGTCGCTGTGCCTGTGGGACCCGCCCGCGGGCGCCGCGCTGCCGATCGCGCCGGACGTGCTGCTGCCGCTGGACCACCCCGGCCTCGACGTGCCGCTGGGCCGGGTCTGCGAAGAGCTGAACTACACGCTGCTCAACTAG